A DNA window from Gallaecimonas pentaromativorans contains the following coding sequences:
- the fis gene encoding DNA-binding transcriptional regulator Fis, with protein MFDSNMTTDVSKSLTAVSPKTGDSQPLRNSVRQALQNYFSQLDGQEVTELYEMVLSEVEAPLLDVVMTYTRGNQTKAANMLGINRGTLRKKLKKYGMN; from the coding sequence ATGTTTGACTCCAACATGACGACTGATGTTTCCAAGTCTCTGACTGCCGTGAGCCCTAAAACTGGCGACTCACAGCCCCTGCGTAATTCCGTACGTCAAGCGCTCCAGAACTACTTCTCCCAATTAGATGGCCAGGAAGTAACCGAGCTGTATGAAATGGTGCTGAGCGAAGTCGAAGCCCCCCTGCTGGATGTAGTGATGACCTACACCCGTGGCAACCAAACCAAGGCTGCCAACATGCTGGGCATCAACCGCGGTACCCTGCGCAAGAAGCTGAAAAAATACGGCATGAACTAA
- the prmA gene encoding 50S ribosomal protein L11 methyltransferase — MAWIQVRTNTTAQVAEKLGDLLMEQGALSITFMDAKDTPVFEPLPGETRLWGDTDLMALFTADADTSGAQALLRTVLGEEAPIKVEVLEDKDWERAWMDNFHPMQFGKRLWICPSWRDVPDPSAVNVRLDPGLAFGTGTHPTTALCLEWLDGLDLSGKTVVDFGCGSGILAIAALKLGAARVVGVDIDPQAIEASRANAERNDVADRLELYLPKDQPLGLKADVVVANILAGPLAELRDIILGYLKSGGAIALSGVLESQAQGLVEHYGEQCQMAPVVTREEWCRLSGIKG, encoded by the coding sequence GGGGATCTGCTGATGGAACAAGGGGCACTGTCCATCACCTTTATGGACGCCAAAGACACCCCGGTGTTCGAGCCGCTGCCCGGCGAGACCCGCCTGTGGGGCGATACCGACCTGATGGCACTCTTTACTGCCGACGCCGACACCAGCGGCGCCCAGGCCCTGCTGCGCACCGTGTTGGGGGAAGAGGCGCCTATCAAGGTAGAAGTGCTGGAAGACAAAGACTGGGAACGGGCCTGGATGGACAACTTCCACCCCATGCAGTTTGGTAAGCGGTTGTGGATCTGCCCGTCCTGGCGTGATGTGCCAGACCCGAGCGCCGTCAACGTACGGCTGGACCCGGGCCTGGCCTTCGGCACCGGCACCCACCCCACCACGGCGCTGTGCCTCGAATGGCTGGATGGTCTCGATCTTAGCGGTAAAACCGTGGTGGATTTTGGCTGCGGCTCCGGCATTCTCGCCATCGCCGCCCTTAAACTGGGCGCCGCCCGGGTGGTGGGAGTGGATATCGACCCTCAAGCTATCGAAGCGAGCCGCGCCAACGCCGAGCGTAACGACGTAGCCGACCGCCTCGAGCTGTACCTGCCCAAAGACCAGCCCCTTGGCCTTAAAGCCGATGTGGTGGTGGCCAATATCCTCGCCGGCCCCTTGGCTGAGCTGCGTGACATCATCCTTGGTTACCTCAAGAGCGGCGGTGCCATCGCGCTTTCAGGGGTGCTGGAAAGCCAGGCCCAAGGCCTGGTCGAGCACTACGGCGAACAGTGCCAAATGGCGCCGGTGGTTACCCGCGAAGAGTGGTGCCGCCTGAGTGGTATCAAGGGCTGA
- a CDS encoding efflux RND transporter periplasmic adaptor subunit: MSKSQSHTLRNIGIGVFVVAAAVASSGLVLRAKEDDALKTWTDAQAIAAVAVVNPSAGAGQMQLQLPGRLEAYRQAPIYARVNGYLKSWQLDIGSKVAAGQQLASIDTPDIDQQLMQAKAQLGVAKANAALAKSTTERWQKLAQTKAVSMQEAQQNQSAYEASLAQVRAAEANVKYLEVQKDYAAIVSPFAGVVTARNTDIGDLISSGSNGGQALFQVADVSRLRVYIRVPQQDVPQVPVGTLASISVPEHPSKHYQARVEASSQAVDQDSGTALMQLVMDNSQGELLPGGYASVELDLPKPKGVVTVPASAIIFDAKGLSVATVDSGNKVHLKPISIARDLGRDVEVATGLTVNDKVITNPPDGVSNDTQVRVVNSDA, encoded by the coding sequence ATGTCTAAGTCTCAATCCCATACTCTGCGCAACATCGGCATTGGTGTGTTCGTGGTGGCGGCCGCCGTTGCCAGCTCGGGCCTGGTGCTGCGCGCCAAGGAAGACGACGCCCTCAAGACCTGGACCGACGCCCAGGCCATTGCGGCGGTGGCGGTGGTTAACCCCAGCGCCGGGGCCGGCCAGATGCAGCTTCAACTGCCAGGGCGCCTGGAGGCGTATCGCCAGGCCCCCATCTACGCCCGGGTCAATGGCTACTTAAAAAGCTGGCAACTGGATATCGGCAGCAAGGTGGCTGCTGGCCAGCAGCTGGCCAGCATCGACACCCCCGATATCGACCAGCAATTGATGCAGGCCAAGGCCCAGTTGGGCGTGGCCAAGGCCAACGCCGCCTTGGCCAAATCCACCACCGAGCGCTGGCAGAAACTGGCCCAGACCAAGGCGGTGTCGATGCAGGAAGCCCAGCAGAATCAAAGTGCCTATGAGGCCAGCCTGGCCCAGGTGCGCGCCGCCGAGGCCAACGTCAAATACCTGGAAGTGCAAAAAGATTACGCCGCCATCGTCTCGCCCTTTGCCGGCGTGGTAACCGCCCGCAACACCGATATTGGCGACCTTATTAGCTCTGGCAGCAATGGCGGCCAGGCGCTATTCCAGGTGGCCGATGTCAGCCGGCTGCGGGTCTATATCCGGGTGCCCCAACAAGACGTGCCCCAAGTGCCGGTGGGTACCCTGGCCAGCATCAGCGTGCCCGAACATCCCAGCAAGCACTACCAGGCCAGGGTGGAAGCCTCTTCCCAGGCGGTTGACCAGGACTCCGGCACCGCTTTGATGCAACTGGTGATGGACAACAGCCAAGGGGAATTGCTGCCCGGCGGCTATGCCAGCGTCGAGCTCGATCTCCCCAAACCCAAGGGGGTGGTGACGGTGCCCGCCAGCGCTATTATCTTCGATGCCAAGGGCCTGTCCGTGGCCACCGTCGATAGCGGCAACAAGGTCCACCTCAAGCCCATCAGCATCGCCCGCGATCTGGGCCGGGATGTGGAAGTGGCCACCGGCCTGACCGTTAACGACAAAGTGATCACCAATCCCCCCGACGGGGTCAGCAACGATACCCAGGTCAGGGTGGTCAACTCCGACGCCTGA
- the dusB gene encoding tRNA dihydrouridine synthase DusB encodes MQIGPYKLDVPLILAPMAGVTDQPFRKLCLQMGAGLAVSEMLSANPDVWQSEKSRLRMVHDQEAGVRAVQIAGSEPQLMADAARFNVENGAQVIDINMGCPAKKVNKKLAGSALLQFPDLVEDILKAVVAAVDVPVTLKIRTGWDPENRNGVVIAKLAERCGIQSLAVHGRTRACMFKGDAEFETIRAIKRAVDMPVVANGDITSVEKAQWVLKHTGADAIMIGRGAQGRPWLFRETAHFLETGRHLPAPSIGEQASILREHVEALHGFYGDFKGAQIARKHVGWYLASHDEGGEFRRAFYALTDAQSQLDALARYFRSL; translated from the coding sequence ATGCAAATCGGTCCTTACAAACTGGATGTGCCGCTGATCCTGGCCCCCATGGCTGGGGTGACAGATCAGCCTTTTCGCAAGCTTTGTCTGCAGATGGGTGCAGGCCTGGCGGTGTCGGAAATGCTGTCTGCCAACCCCGATGTCTGGCAGTCGGAGAAATCCCGGCTGCGGATGGTCCATGACCAGGAAGCGGGTGTAAGGGCAGTGCAAATAGCCGGCTCAGAGCCCCAGTTGATGGCCGATGCGGCCCGTTTCAACGTTGAAAATGGCGCCCAGGTGATCGACATCAACATGGGTTGCCCCGCCAAGAAGGTAAATAAAAAGCTCGCAGGTTCTGCGTTGCTGCAATTTCCTGATCTGGTGGAAGACATTTTGAAGGCCGTGGTGGCGGCAGTGGATGTGCCCGTCACCTTAAAGATCCGTACCGGCTGGGACCCGGAAAACCGCAACGGTGTGGTTATCGCCAAGCTGGCCGAGCGTTGTGGTATCCAATCCCTGGCGGTGCATGGCCGAACCCGCGCCTGCATGTTCAAGGGCGACGCCGAGTTCGAGACCATCAGGGCCATCAAAAGGGCCGTGGACATGCCGGTGGTCGCCAATGGCGACATCACCAGCGTGGAAAAGGCCCAATGGGTGCTCAAGCATACCGGCGCCGATGCCATCATGATTGGCCGAGGCGCCCAGGGGCGACCCTGGCTGTTCCGGGAAACCGCACACTTCCTCGAAACAGGGCGGCACTTGCCGGCCCCCTCGATTGGGGAGCAGGCCTCTATCCTTCGGGAACATGTCGAGGCACTGCATGGGTTCTATGGCGATTTCAAAGGCGCCCAGATCGCCCGCAAACACGTGGGGTGGTATCTGGCGTCTCATGATGAGGGTGGCGAATTTCGCCGGGCTTTTTATGCGTTGACGGACGCCCAGTCGCAGCTTGATGCGCTGGCGCGCTATTTCCGTTCATTGTAG